The following proteins are encoded in a genomic region of Pelodictyon phaeoclathratiforme BU-1:
- the rplR gene encoding 50S ribosomal protein L18, which yields MSQIDKASRRQKIKDRSRGNVQGTSAKPRLCVYRSLSQIYAQLIDDVNGKTILAASTLSKDNSALKGSKSELCRIIGNQLGQKALAQGITCVVFDRNGFRYHGRVKALADGAREAGLIF from the coding sequence ATGAGTCAAATCGATAAGGCCTCCCGGAGGCAGAAAATCAAGGACAGAAGCAGAGGCAACGTCCAGGGGACATCGGCAAAGCCGAGGCTTTGTGTTTACAGGAGCCTTTCGCAGATTTATGCACAGTTGATTGATGATGTGAATGGCAAAACCATATTGGCCGCATCAACACTTTCAAAAGACAATTCGGCTCTCAAGGGTTCAAAGTCAGAACTCTGCCGCATAATCGGAAATCAGCTTGGTCAGAAAGCCCTTGCTCAGGGTATAACATGTGTGGTATTTGACAGGAATGGATTTCGTTATCATGGCAGGGTCAAGGCATTGGCTGATGGTGCGAGAGAAGCAGGACTGATCTTTTAA
- the rpsE gene encoding 30S ribosomal protein S5, with protein sequence MAKTSAKNIRPGELNLKEKLVHINRTAKVVKGGKRFGFNAIVVVGDKEGHVGYGLGKANEVQDAIAKGIEDGKKNVIKVPIVKGTIPHQIVAKFGSAKVMMKPATPGTGLIAGGAVRAVLEMAGIHDILTKSLGSSNPHNVVKAAIKGLQSISDAYDVGERRSKSLKEVFES encoded by the coding sequence ATGGCAAAAACATCTGCTAAGAATATCAGGCCCGGTGAATTAAATCTGAAAGAAAAGCTGGTTCATATCAACAGGACTGCAAAGGTTGTCAAAGGCGGTAAACGCTTCGGATTCAACGCTATTGTTGTGGTTGGCGATAAAGAAGGCCATGTAGGCTACGGGCTTGGAAAAGCAAACGAAGTACAGGATGCCATTGCAAAAGGCATCGAAGACGGAAAGAAAAATGTGATCAAGGTGCCGATTGTGAAGGGTACCATACCTCATCAGATTGTTGCCAAGTTTGGTTCGGCAAAGGTTATGATGAAGCCGGCAACCCCTGGTACCGGTCTTATTGCTGGTGGAGCGGTGAGGGCTGTGCTTGAAATGGCAGGTATTCATGACATTCTGACAAAATCACTTGGATCTTCCAATCCGCACAATGTGGTTAAGGCTGCCATCAAGGGACTTCAGAGCATCTCTGATGCCTATGATGTTGGTGAAAGACGGTCAAAGAGCCTGAAAGAGGTTTTTGAAAGCTAA
- the rpmD gene encoding 50S ribosomal protein L30 yields MSEKILRITQVRSIIGGTKKQRATIQALGLGRPNYHVDRQDNPCTRGQIRVVQHLVKVEEV; encoded by the coding sequence ATGAGTGAGAAAATATTAAGGATTACCCAGGTGCGCAGCATTATTGGTGGCACAAAAAAGCAGAGAGCCACCATTCAGGCGCTTGGCCTCGGCAGGCCAAATTATCATGTTGACCGTCAGGACAATCCCTGCACCAGGGGGCAGATAAGGGTTGTGCAGCACCTTGTAAAGGTTGAAGAGGTCTAA
- the rplO gene encoding 50S ribosomal protein L15 gives MDLSSLRPAKGAVKNKKRVGRGQGSGNGTTAGKGNNGQQSRSGYKRPIIEGGQVPVYRRLPKFGFTPLDKKPVNTVNLTQIDKWIQDGLVENEITILDLKSLLHASNADYFKILGNGELTSAITITAHAFSKSAEEKIAAAGGTVVKAFRTLEEASKVRDLPFEEALLKPKAKLVKRAKKSTKP, from the coding sequence ATGGATTTAAGTTCACTTCGTCCTGCAAAAGGCGCAGTAAAAAACAAAAAGAGGGTCGGTCGCGGTCAAGGTTCAGGTAACGGAACGACCGCTGGCAAGGGAAATAATGGTCAGCAGTCACGTAGCGGCTACAAAAGACCTATTATTGAAGGCGGCCAAGTACCTGTTTACCGGAGATTGCCAAAATTCGGTTTTACTCCTCTTGATAAGAAGCCGGTAAATACGGTCAATCTTACCCAGATCGATAAATGGATTCAGGATGGTCTTGTAGAAAACGAGATTACCATTCTTGATCTCAAATCGCTTCTGCATGCGAGTAATGCTGATTATTTCAAGATTCTCGGCAATGGTGAACTGACAAGCGCTATCACCATTACCGCTCATGCTTTCAGCAAAAGTGCCGAGGAGAAAATAGCCGCAGCAGGCGGAACAGTAGTGAAAGCCTTCCGTACGCTGGAAGAGGCATCCAAGGTCAGGGATCTGCCGTTTGAAGAGGCTCTCCTGAAACCAAAGGCAAAGCTCGTAAAGAGAGCAAAAAAATCCACCAAGCCTTGA
- the secY gene encoding preprotein translocase subunit SecY, whose amino-acid sequence MKLNESIRNINKIPELRQRILYTLLLLFVYRLGSHITIPGVDAAAVSGASQTHSNDLFGLFDLFVGGAFARASIFSLGIMPYISASIIVQLLGAVTPYFQKLQKEGEDGRQKISQMTRYGTVLIAVLQAWGVSVSLASPASFGTAIVPDPGIFFTITVVVLLTASTVFVMWLGEKITERGIGNGISLIIMIGILARFPQALVAEFRSVSLGSKNWVIEIIILAMMAAIVAFVVILTVGTRRVPVQHAKRVVGRKVYGGSTQYIPMRINTAGVMPIIFAQSIMFLPGTFLSFFPENEVMQSIAKLLAYDSWWYALMFGTMIVFFTYFYTAIAFNPKEVADTMRRQGGFIPGVRPGKSTADFIDNILTRITLPGAISLAIIAILPTFLTKFANVTPGFAQFFGGTSLLIIVGVGLDTLQQVESHLLMRHYDGFMKSGKTRGRQSR is encoded by the coding sequence ATGAAGCTTAATGAAAGTATAAGGAACATCAATAAAATCCCTGAACTCCGTCAGCGGATCCTTTATACGCTTCTTCTTTTATTTGTCTACAGGCTGGGTTCACATATTACCATTCCGGGTGTTGATGCGGCTGCTGTGTCAGGCGCATCGCAGACCCACTCCAACGATCTCTTCGGACTATTTGACCTTTTTGTCGGCGGTGCTTTTGCCAGAGCTTCGATCTTTTCTCTTGGTATCATGCCCTATATCTCAGCATCGATCATCGTGCAGTTGCTTGGGGCGGTTACTCCATATTTCCAGAAACTCCAGAAAGAGGGGGAAGATGGCCGGCAGAAAATCAGTCAGATGACACGATATGGAACAGTTCTTATTGCGGTACTCCAAGCTTGGGGAGTGAGTGTAAGCCTCGCCAGTCCAGCCTCCTTCGGCACTGCCATTGTTCCCGATCCAGGGATCTTTTTTACCATCACCGTAGTGGTTCTCCTGACAGCTTCGACGGTCTTTGTCATGTGGCTCGGAGAAAAAATTACTGAACGGGGTATTGGTAATGGCATATCACTCATTATCATGATCGGTATCCTTGCAAGGTTTCCTCAGGCTCTTGTGGCCGAGTTTCGTTCTGTCTCGCTGGGAAGCAAGAACTGGGTAATTGAGATTATCATTCTTGCCATGATGGCGGCGATTGTTGCTTTTGTGGTTATCCTGACGGTTGGTACCCGCCGTGTTCCTGTCCAGCATGCCAAAAGGGTTGTTGGGCGCAAGGTCTACGGAGGCAGTACCCAGTATATTCCAATGCGGATCAATACCGCCGGTGTCATGCCGATTATCTTTGCACAATCGATCATGTTTCTTCCTGGCACCTTCCTCTCTTTTTTCCCTGAAAATGAGGTGATGCAGAGCATTGCCAAGTTACTCGCTTATGACTCCTGGTGGTATGCACTCATGTTCGGCACCATGATTGTCTTCTTTACCTATTTTTATACAGCAATTGCCTTCAATCCAAAGGAAGTTGCCGACACCATGCGCCGTCAGGGAGGCTTTATTCCGGGTGTTCGACCTGGCAAGAGCACGGCAGATTTTATAGATAATATTTTGACTCGTATTACACTGCCTGGTGCCATATCGCTTGCCATCATCGCAATCCTGCCAACATTTTTGACTAAATTCGCCAATGTAACACCAGGGTTTGCCCAGTTTTTTGGTGGAACAAGTCTTCTGATTATTGTTGGAGTCGGCCTTGATACCTTGCAGCAGGTTGAAAGTCATCTGCTCATGCGGCACTACGATGGTTTTATGAAGTCAGGCAAAACACGCGGACGACAGAGCAGGTAA
- the map gene encoding type I methionyl aminopeptidase yields MITIKSEREIELMRESGALVAKALDLLEQEIKPGMTTKELDVMAEEFIRDNHAVPSFLNYTPKGDPDATPYPATLCVSLNEEVVHGIPSKKRVIREGDIVSVDCGVYKGGYHGDAARTFVLGVIDEKVQQLVDVTRECLARGIAMAVEGNRLHDISSAIEDYARSFRFSVIENMVGHGIGSELHEDPAVPNYGKKNTGPLLKTGMTLAIEPMIALGRSRRAISRRGGWVAVTEDGKPSAHFEHTIVVRAGKAEILTGTFLDGKHP; encoded by the coding sequence ATGATTACGATAAAAAGCGAGCGGGAAATTGAGCTGATGAGAGAGTCCGGTGCTTTGGTCGCCAAGGCGCTTGATTTGCTGGAGCAGGAAATCAAACCGGGCATGACGACAAAAGAGCTCGATGTCATGGCCGAAGAGTTTATCAGGGATAATCATGCTGTTCCAAGTTTTCTGAATTATACCCCGAAAGGGGATCCCGATGCAACACCATATCCAGCGACACTTTGTGTTTCACTCAATGAAGAGGTGGTGCACGGTATACCAAGCAAAAAACGGGTGATCAGGGAAGGTGATATTGTTTCCGTTGACTGTGGAGTTTACAAGGGTGGTTATCACGGTGATGCAGCTCGTACGTTTGTACTCGGTGTCATAGATGAAAAGGTTCAGCAACTGGTCGATGTAACTCGCGAATGTCTTGCACGTGGCATTGCGATGGCAGTCGAAGGAAATCGCCTCCACGATATTTCATCAGCCATAGAAGATTATGCCCGTTCATTCAGGTTCAGTGTTATTGAAAACATGGTCGGTCATGGTATTGGAAGTGAACTGCACGAAGACCCTGCTGTACCAAATTATGGGAAAAAGAATACTGGCCCACTGCTGAAGACAGGCATGACACTTGCCATTGAGCCTATGATCGCCCTTGGACGATCGCGCAGGGCAATCAGCCGTCGTGGAGGATGGGTTGCAGTGACAGAGGATGGGAAGCCTTCGGCACATTTTGAGCATACGATTGTTGTAAGGGCCGGTAAAGCTGAGATACTGACCGGTACCTTCCTTGATGGTAAACACCCTTGA
- the infA gene encoding translation initiation factor IF-1 produces MAKEESIEIEGVILEALPNAQFKVKLENSLEVLAHVSGKIRMHYIRILPGDKVKVQISPYDISKGRITYRYK; encoded by the coding sequence TTGGCCAAAGAAGAATCAATTGAAATTGAAGGCGTTATTCTCGAAGCGCTTCCAAACGCGCAATTCAAGGTGAAACTCGAAAACAGCCTTGAGGTATTGGCGCATGTTTCCGGCAAAATCAGGATGCACTACATCAGGATTCTGCCCGGTGACAAGGTAAAAGTCCAAATATCACCCTACGATATCTCCAAGGGCCGGATTACCTATCGATACAAATAA
- the rpmJ gene encoding 50S ribosomal protein L36, translating to MKIYSSIKKRCEHCRIVKRKGKRYVICKVNPSHKQRQG from the coding sequence ATGAAAATATATTCTTCTATTAAAAAGCGCTGTGAGCACTGCCGCATCGTCAAGCGCAAAGGCAAGAGATATGTGATTTGTAAAGTAAATCCCAGCCATAAGCAGCGCCAGGGTTGA
- the rpsM gene encoding 30S ribosomal protein S13 produces MRIAGVNLPLNKHAVIALTHVYGIGRASAESILQRAGIAPNRKISELNDEEAHAIREIIAEQYKVEGQARGEQQTAIKRLMDIGCYRGLRHRRSLPVRGQRTRTNARTRKGKRKTVAGKKKAVKK; encoded by the coding sequence ATGAGGATAGCTGGGGTAAATTTGCCGTTAAACAAACATGCAGTTATTGCTTTGACGCATGTTTATGGTATTGGGAGAGCATCAGCAGAAAGCATTCTGCAGAGAGCCGGTATTGCGCCAAACAGAAAGATTTCTGAGCTGAATGATGAGGAGGCGCATGCAATCAGAGAAATTATTGCCGAACAATACAAGGTTGAAGGGCAGGCTCGAGGTGAGCAACAGACTGCCATTAAACGTTTGATGGATATCGGTTGCTACAGGGGACTTCGTCACCGACGCTCTCTGCCTGTTCGCGGACAAAGAACACGTACTAACGCAAGGACCAGAAAAGGTAAACGGAAGACCGTCGCCGGCAAGAAGAAGGCAGTCAAGAAGTAG
- the rpsK gene encoding 30S ribosomal protein S11, whose translation MATISKKKKKVKVTPEGAVHIKASFNNIMVTITDLQGNTVSWSSAGKNGFKGSKKNTPYASQITSEAAAKEAYDLGMRHVNVFIKGPGAGRDAAIRALQGAGLDVRTIKDITPLPHNGCRPPKRRRV comes from the coding sequence ATGGCTACAATAAGCAAGAAAAAAAAGAAGGTAAAGGTTACTCCTGAAGGTGCCGTACATATCAAGGCATCGTTCAATAACATCATGGTGACCATTACTGATCTTCAGGGCAATACGGTTTCCTGGTCCAGTGCAGGCAAAAATGGGTTCAAGGGGTCGAAAAAGAACACTCCTTATGCATCCCAGATTACCTCGGAAGCTGCCGCAAAAGAGGCTTACGACCTTGGAATGAGGCATGTGAATGTCTTTATCAAAGGCCCTGGTGCCGGACGTGATGCCGCAATAAGGGCGTTGCAGGGAGCTGGTCTCGATGTTCGCACCATTAAGGATATAACACCACTTCCGCATAATGGCTGCAGGCCTCCAAAGCGCAGAAGGGTCTGA
- the rpsD gene encoding 30S ribosomal protein S4 has translation MARFRGSITKVSRRLGIALAPKAEKYLERRPFPPGQHGQGRKGKVSEYALQLREKQKMKYLYGILEKQFRNYYKKAVSQRGVTGDNLVKLLERRFDNVVFRAGFAPSRSGARQLVTHGHLLINGKKVDIPSYIVSPSEVIEFRQRSKNMGAVTDSLNKAPESRIPSWIQVDKANQKAVFLSVPERVEVQEPFNEQLVVELYSK, from the coding sequence ATGGCAAGATTCAGAGGCTCAATAACAAAAGTATCCCGCAGGTTAGGTATTGCGCTTGCACCAAAGGCAGAAAAATATCTTGAAAGACGTCCTTTTCCTCCAGGTCAGCATGGTCAGGGTCGGAAAGGAAAAGTTTCTGAATATGCTCTCCAGCTTAGAGAGAAACAGAAGATGAAATATCTTTACGGTATTCTCGAAAAGCAATTCAGGAATTATTATAAAAAAGCAGTATCACAGAGAGGTGTTACAGGCGATAACCTTGTCAAGCTTCTTGAGAGACGTTTTGACAACGTTGTCTTTCGTGCCGGATTTGCTCCTTCACGTTCAGGCGCACGCCAGCTTGTTACGCACGGCCATCTTCTCATAAACGGCAAGAAGGTCGATATTCCATCCTATATCGTTTCTCCATCTGAAGTCATTGAATTCCGTCAGAGAAGCAAAAATATGGGAGCCGTAACGGATTCCCTCAATAAGGCCCCTGAATCCCGTATTCCTTCATGGATACAGGTTGACAAGGCCAACCAGAAAGCTGTATTTCTGAGTGTACCTGAGAGAGTGGAAGTACAGGAGCCTTTCAACGAACAGTTGGTCGTTGAATTGTACTCGAAGTGA
- a CDS encoding DNA-directed RNA polymerase subunit alpha, whose protein sequence is MIYQMQMPAKIEVDESSHTDCFGRFIAQPLERGYGVTLGNVMRRVLLASLPGTAITGIKIDGVFHEFAAIDGVREDVPEIVLNLKKVRFKSTCKRNCKTSLTLVGPMDFTAGDIIAQEGEFEVLNKDMHVATINAGATVKIDLYIGRGRGYMPAEENRPEGMPIGYIAVDAIYTPIRNVKFTVENTRVGQRTDYEKMILDVETDGSVSPDDSISLAGKIITDHVTFFANFSPTEEEFTEEEFKQQDDEFETMRRLFHTKIEDLDLSVRSHNCLRLAEIDTIGELVSHKEDELLNYKNFGKKSLTELKEQLEKFDLKFGMDITKYQMK, encoded by the coding sequence ATGATATACCAGATGCAGATGCCTGCAAAAATAGAGGTTGACGAATCTTCCCATACGGATTGTTTCGGCAGGTTCATTGCCCAGCCGCTCGAGCGCGGTTATGGCGTGACCCTTGGAAACGTTATGAGAAGGGTTCTTCTGGCCTCACTACCGGGAACTGCAATAACAGGGATCAAGATAGATGGTGTTTTTCATGAGTTTGCTGCCATTGATGGTGTTCGTGAGGATGTGCCCGAAATTGTTCTGAACCTTAAAAAAGTACGTTTCAAGTCTACCTGTAAAAGAAACTGCAAGACCTCGTTGACCCTTGTCGGCCCTATGGATTTTACGGCTGGTGATATTATTGCACAGGAGGGTGAGTTCGAGGTGTTGAACAAGGATATGCATGTTGCGACCATAAATGCCGGTGCGACAGTCAAGATCGATCTCTATATCGGAAGAGGACGTGGTTATATGCCTGCCGAGGAAAACAGGCCAGAAGGGATGCCAATAGGTTATATTGCCGTTGACGCTATTTATACACCGATCAGAAATGTGAAGTTTACTGTAGAAAATACGCGCGTCGGGCAGCGGACCGATTATGAAAAAATGATTCTTGATGTTGAGACAGATGGTTCTGTAAGTCCTGATGACTCCATCAGTCTTGCAGGTAAAATCATCACTGATCATGTTACCTTTTTTGCCAATTTCTCACCTACAGAAGAGGAGTTTACCGAAGAGGAATTCAAACAGCAGGATGACGAGTTTGAGACGATGCGCAGGCTCTTTCACACCAAAATCGAAGATCTCGATCTTTCTGTTCGTTCGCACAACTGCCTCAGACTTGCAGAAATCGATACCATTGGTGAACTCGTCTCGCATAAGGAGGACGAATTGCTTAATTACAAGAACTTTGGCAAGAAGTCACTCACGGAACTCAAGGAACAGCTTGAAAAGTTTGACCTGAAGTTTGGTATGGATATTACCAAGTATCAGATGAAATGA
- the rplQ gene encoding 50S ribosomal protein L17, with product MRKVKPARKLGRTAAHRKATLSNLSTQLLVYKRIETTEAKAKETRRVVEKIITKARKGTVHAQREIFKDIRDKQAIRILFEEIVAKVGTRQGGYTRVIKLAPRFGDAAKMAVIELVDYQEAPSASQKTGKQDRAKRVKGSKKTAEAAVSVAG from the coding sequence ATGCGTAAAGTTAAGCCGGCAAGAAAACTCGGAAGAACCGCAGCCCATAGAAAGGCGACGCTCAGCAATCTGTCAACGCAACTGCTTGTCTACAAGCGCATTGAGACGACAGAGGCAAAAGCGAAAGAGACCCGCAGGGTTGTTGAGAAAATCATTACCAAAGCTCGCAAGGGTACGGTTCATGCCCAGCGCGAAATATTCAAGGATATTCGTGACAAACAGGCAATCAGAATTCTGTTTGAAGAGATTGTCGCCAAGGTTGGTACCCGTCAGGGAGGATATACTCGTGTTATCAAGCTCGCTCCCCGTTTTGGAGACGCAGCAAAAATGGCAGTGATTGAACTTGTCGATTATCAGGAAGCACCATCAGCAAGCCAGAAGACTGGCAAGCAGGATCGTGCCAAACGAGTCAAAGGTTCCAAGAAAACCGCTGAAGCAGCAGTTTCTGTGGCCGGGTAA
- the rsmG gene encoding 16S rRNA (guanine(527)-N(7))-methyltransferase RsmG, whose product MERMNDNVLTLQMLCAEQGMEIDLPTLQQLARYGDCLERWNHKINLISRKEDAPVIIKHIFHSLLITLYHSFREGEDVLDLGTGGGLPGIPLSLLFPRTRFLLVDATGKKIAACQAMITELGINNAIALHTRVEELKGVVFDTVLSRQVAPLDKLCSYSAPLLKAGGTLICLKGGNLENEIAAAMKSNKGQEGFPSKVELHPIHGISPFFSEKQIVIVHGKNSSANND is encoded by the coding sequence ATGGAACGAATGAATGATAATGTGTTGACCCTGCAGATGTTATGTGCTGAACAGGGGATGGAGATTGATCTCCCGACACTTCAGCAACTGGCACGATATGGTGATTGCCTTGAGCGATGGAATCACAAGATAAACCTGATCAGTCGGAAGGAAGATGCTCCGGTCATTATCAAACATATCTTTCACTCGCTCCTGATCACTCTCTACCACTCTTTCCGCGAGGGGGAAGATGTTCTTGATCTGGGAACTGGTGGAGGATTACCAGGTATTCCGCTCTCTCTTCTCTTCCCCCGTACTCGTTTTCTTCTGGTGGATGCGACGGGGAAGAAAATTGCAGCCTGTCAAGCCATGATTACAGAGCTGGGCATCAACAATGCTATTGCTCTGCATACGCGGGTAGAAGAGCTTAAAGGTGTTGTGTTTGATACGGTTCTTTCAAGGCAGGTTGCTCCTCTTGACAAACTCTGCTCTTACTCAGCACCTCTTCTGAAAGCTGGCGGAACCCTGATTTGCCTGAAGGGGGGAAATCTTGAAAATGAGATTGCGGCTGCCATGAAGTCAAACAAGGGGCAGGAGGGTTTCCCTTCAAAAGTTGAACTGCATCCTATCCATGGCATCAGCCCCTTTTTCTCTGAAAAGCAGATAGTCATTGTCCACGGAAAGAACTCTTCCGCAAACAATGACTGA
- a CDS encoding mannose-1-phosphate guanylyltransferase, whose product MGNDARAHVYAVIMAGGIGKKLWPLSRKKMPKQFVDLLDDGTMIAKTVRRISGLVPEENIFIITSEMGRTLLSASLGSFRQDHIIVEPASRNTAPCIALATAHIKKRDVDAVTIVLPSDHLVLDQQAFIKVVEAGIEIASEKKGLVTIGIKPDRPETAYGYIQADAELPLPSVLSDSSDFMLFKVKAFAEKPDAATAVEFLESKDFYWNSGVFIWHIDAISREFERSMPELYKDLLAIYDSLGTESEQKVIEDVYSWIHPLSIDYGIMEKAETVFVLTGEFGWTDLGCWDEVLKVAGDRSVSAGDVPDNRLVQIDCDNNFIKNSSGKVVCTIGMHDIIIVVTDDALLVCSKGKSCHVGDAVDTLRREGLEEYL is encoded by the coding sequence ATGGGTAACGATGCAAGAGCGCATGTTTATGCGGTTATCATGGCAGGTGGAATTGGTAAAAAACTGTGGCCTCTTTCAAGAAAAAAAATGCCAAAGCAGTTTGTTGATTTGCTGGATGATGGAACGATGATTGCCAAAACGGTACGGCGCATCTCCGGTCTGGTGCCAGAGGAGAATATCTTTATCATTACCAGCGAAATGGGTCGCACACTGCTCTCAGCTTCCCTTGGCAGTTTTCGTCAAGACCATATCATTGTTGAGCCTGCCAGTCGCAACACAGCTCCCTGTATAGCTCTTGCGACGGCACATATCAAAAAAAGGGATGTGGATGCTGTTACCATTGTGCTTCCTTCTGACCATCTCGTTCTTGACCAACAGGCATTCATCAAAGTTGTGGAGGCAGGCATTGAGATAGCCAGCGAAAAAAAAGGGCTTGTAACCATCGGTATTAAACCCGACAGGCCGGAAACCGCTTATGGCTATATTCAGGCTGATGCTGAACTGCCACTTCCTTCCGTTCTCTCAGACAGTTCTGACTTCATGCTTTTCAAGGTAAAGGCTTTTGCAGAAAAGCCGGATGCTGCAACGGCAGTTGAGTTTCTGGAAAGCAAAGATTTTTACTGGAACAGCGGGGTCTTTATCTGGCATATTGATGCAATATCACGGGAGTTTGAGCGCTCTATGCCGGAATTATACAAGGATCTTCTTGCCATCTATGACAGCCTTGGAACGGAGAGTGAACAGAAGGTCATTGAAGATGTCTACTCATGGATTCATCCTCTCTCCATTGATTATGGCATCATGGAGAAGGCCGAAACGGTTTTTGTGCTGACGGGAGAATTTGGCTGGACTGATCTTGGCTGCTGGGACGAGGTACTCAAAGTCGCCGGCGACCGGAGTGTTTCTGCCGGAGATGTGCCTGACAACCGCCTCGTCCAGATTGATTGCGACAATAATTTTATCAAGAACAGTTCAGGCAAAGTTGTCTGTACCATTGGAATGCATGATATCATTATTGTCGTCACCGATGACGCACTTCTGGTCTGCAGCAAAGGGAAGTCATGCCATGTTGGTGACGCTGTCGATACCCT